From the genome of Vicia villosa cultivar HV-30 ecotype Madison, WI linkage group LG2, Vvil1.0, whole genome shotgun sequence, one region includes:
- the LOC131652661 gene encoding uncharacterized protein LOC131652661 isoform X2, producing MMEWASSASLLHNLKIHDNPWLPPKTWESLPSESGLRARSSSPSNPSSNQTLSTLSEQSLVRLATNALLGIKSSLITIQTLSPILSSHPPHTTSLRLWNRASTTHSLSNILQSIASTGSLVFLLRHFVDFFTNTLNQDPSHPPYTLVNQAFAVAVGKVLEGYISGLDTVQASVIFRRSSKHVDFSGCLKSVAHSEITLLELFLHTNELRVRIEALASICNLQKWGRCVSDTDFEDLIVKATSEFCNFSRGGDLLTFLYKQLQVADSAHCDLLKFLFLQSCEPYCGFIRSWIFKAEIHDPYKEFIVENIDCFSSNSQDQAGSSVEFPDVQADNSVEFPLARIRLRDGVSVPGFLKELLVPLVRAGQQLQVLLKLLELCIDVAAGKHSCDDFLPCWSGFSSNSLPYFSPLTFSKDIIGNMVLARESYYKRMNEKIESLLSSLEVRYQQVPMPTPVSSFDNGGGTLDKLSQLMSEDEPIVCPTADKSSPKMGFDNLDSDVSSTEDEFSLLEDTYDSSDTSSLNSTEEQLESDQLSCWPCPIAGQQSHLTALKFLKINTLSSSIHNSRHHEKSGSNSHGICDKMVAVDHLVKSSNEGMISSVFDTLNPENSRCSSKFSILQRDSCIDSYSSMVHLLKKSFDDDRSVEQKITEKDLQPLNYSQLCHITIGDILSRETLSEDKPVNDTLASCLGAFQPLKVGHQGNLPSINPFSTNLMLSRNVLIQQTSMKGEKCKVDHAQTLPYFNFSTVEDPCKVYMDKLPTNSIRINTSSYPLDSCASTHGNQNNEYEEIGHRNEDGLVDVPKYCFDASLDVVDHKQYVSTDASGGSSWESLLGSFRKTVDCDTTQKQNLLSTFELPLDIIIDKCLIQEIMIQYNYVSKLIINVLEEAFKLQEHLLALRRYHFMELADWADLFILSLWRHKWSVTEASERLPEIQDLLELSIQKSSCEQDTNKARLFVYMKGHGKLPLSASAIGVRSFDFLGLGYHVDWPLCIILTPAALKIYADIFSFLIQVKLALFSLTDVWCSLKDMAHTTNKDLNAEIRQHGAGHLNILMKMRGHVMLSFLM from the exons CTCCCATTCTTTCATCTCATCCTCCTCACACCACTTCCCTCCGTCTCTGGAATCGAGCCTCCACCACTCACTCTTTATCAAACATACTTCAATCCATTGCTTCAACCGGCTCTCTCGTTTTCCTTCTCCGTCACTTCGTTGATTTCTTCACAAATACCCTAAATCAAGACCCTTCCCACCCTCCCTATACTCTTGTTAACCAAGCATTTGCTGTGGCGGTGGGAAAGGTCTTGGAAGGATACATTTCTGGTCTTGATACAGTCCAGGCATCTGTAATTTTCAGACGTTCTTCCAAACATGTTGATTTCTCTGGTTGTTTGAAGAGTGTTGCGCATTCCGAAATTACACTGCTTGAGTTGTTTCTGCATACGAATGAACTTAGGGTTCGGATTGAAGCACTTGCCAGCATATGTAACCTGCAAAAGTGGGGTCGTTGCGTTTCAGATACTGATTTTGAGGATCTGATTGTTAAAGCTACTTCTGAATTTTGTAACTTCTCAAGAGGAGGGGACTTGTTGACGTTTTTGTATAAACAGTTACAG GTTGCGGATTCTGCTCACTGTGATTTGCTCAAGTTTCTTTTTCTTCAATCGTGTGAACCGTATTGTGGATTCATTAGATCTTGGATTTTCAAAGCGGAAATCCATGATCCCTATAAGGAGTTTATTGTTGAAAATATCGACTGTTTTTCGTCTAATTCACAAGATCAAGCTGGTAGTTCTGTTGAATTCCCAGATGTTCAAGCCGATAATTCTGTTGAGTTCCCATTGGCGAGAATCAGG TTGCGAGATGGAGTTTCCGTTCCTGGATTTCTCAAGGAGTTATTGGTTCCACTTGTTAGAGCTGGTCAGCAGCTTCAAGTACTATTGAAATTGCTTGAACTGTGCATTGACGTTGCTGCTGGAAAACATAGTTGTGACGACTTTCTACCTTGCTGGAGTGGCTTCTCAAGCAATAGTCTGCCTTATTTTTCTCCACTGACTTTCAGCAAAGATATTATAGGAAATATGGTGCTTGCAAGAGAAAGCTACTATAAAAGGATGAATGAAAAAATTGAAAGCCTTTTGAGCAGCTTAGAAGTTAGATATCAGCAG GTACCTATGCCTACtccagtttcttcttttgataaTGGTGGGGGGACTTTAGACAAACTCAGCCAGCTCATGTCAGAAGACGAGCCTATTGTCTGTCCAACAGCAGATAAAAGTTCTCCAAAAAT GGGATTTGATAACTTGGACTCGGATGTGTCAAGTACAGAAGACGAGTTCTCTTTGCTGGAAGATACGTATGATTCATCTGATACTTCATCCTTAAACAGCACTGAGGAGCAATTGGAGTCTGATCAGCTTAGTTGTTGGCCTTGCCCAATAGCAGGGCAACAAAGTCATCTAACTGCTTTAAAATTCTTGAAGATTAATACCTTAAGTAGTTCAATACATAATTCCCGTCATCATGAAAAATCAGGCAGTAATTCACATGGAATATGTGATAAAATGGTTGCCGTCGATCATTTGGTGAAGTCCTCCAATGAGGGAATGATATCAAGTGTGTTTGATACTCTAAATCCTGAGAATTCAAGGTGCTCAAGTAAATTCAGTATTCTACAGAGAGATAGCTGCATTGATAGTTATTCATCAATGGTTCACTTACTGAAAAAATCTTTTGATGATGATAGAAGTGTTGAGCAAAAGATTACAGAAAAGGACTTGCAACCCCTGAATTATTCCCAGTTATGTCATATTACCATAGGTGATATTTTGAGCAGGGAGACCTTGAGTGAGGATAAACCTGTCAATGATACACTAGCTTCATGTTTGGGTGCTTTTCAACCACTAAAAGTTGGCCATCAGGGCAATCTTCCTAGCATTAATCCCTTTAGTACGAACCTAATGTTGAGTAGAAATGTTTTGATTCAACAGACAAGTATGAAAGGGGAAAAATGCAAAGTAGATCATGCACAAACTTTGCCGTACTTCAACTTTTCTACTGTAGAGGACCCTTGCAAGGTTTATATGGACAAGTTACCAACCAATTCAATCCGTATAAACACATCTTCGTATCCTTTGGATAGTTGTGCATCTACTCATGGTAATCAGAATAATGAATATGAAGAAATTGGCCACAGGAATGAGGATGGGTTGGTTGATGTTCCCAAATATTGTTTTGATGCTTCACTGGATGTGGTAGACCATAAGCAATATGTTTCAACAGATGCATCAGGTGGGAGCAGCTGGGAAAGTCTGCTGGGCAGTTTTAGGAAAACTGTTGATTGTGATACTACTCAAAAGCAGAATTTGCTGTCAACATTTGAGCTGCCACTTGATATTATAATTGACAAGTGCTTAATTCAGGAAATCATGATTCA ATACAATTATGTCAGCAAATTGATCATCAACGTGCTTGAGGAGGCATTTAAGCTGCAAGAGCATCTTTTAGCACTGCGGCGGTATCATTTTATGGAATTAGCAGATTGGGCAGATTTGTTTATCTTGTCACTTTGGCGACAT AAGTGGTCTGTTACAGAAGCTAGTGAGAGACTTCCAGAAATTCAAGACCTACTTGAATTGTCAATTCAGAAGTCTTCTTGTGAGCAAGACACCAATAAGGCTAGGTTGTTTGTGTACATGAAAGGACATGGGAAATTACCTCTTTCAGCATCTGCTATCG GGGTCCGTTCTTTCGATTTCTTAGGACTGGGTTACCACGTGGATTGGCCACTCTGTATTATTTTGACACCTGCGGCTTTAAAAATATATGCTGATATATTCAGCTTTTTGATACAAGTGAAGCTTGCCTTATTTTCATTGACTGATGTGTGGTGCTCCCTAAAG GATATGGCACATACAACCAATAAGGATCTAAATGCTGAAATTCGCCAGCATGGGGCAGGGCATCTTAATATATTAATGAAGATGAG GGGTCATGTCATGTTATCATTTTTAATGTAA
- the LOC131652661 gene encoding uncharacterized protein LOC131652661 isoform X5, translating to MMEWASSASLLHNLKIHDNPWLPPKTWESLPSESGLRARSSSPSNPSSNQTLSTLSEQSLVRLATNALLGIKSSLITIQTLSPILSSHPPHTTSLRLWNRASTTHSLSNILQSIASTGSLVFLLRHFVDFFTNTLNQDPSHPPYTLVNQAFAVAVGKVLEGYISGLDTVQASVIFRRSSKHVDFSGCLKSVAHSEITLLELFLHTNELRVRIEALASICNLQKWGRCVSDTDFEDLIVKATSEFCNFSRGGDLLTFLYKQLQVADSAHCDLLKFLFLQSCEPYCGFIRSWIFKAEIHDPYKEFIVENIDCFSSNSQDQAGSSVEFPDVQADNSVEFPLARIRLRDGVSVPGFLKELLVPLVRAGQQLQVLLKLLELCIDVAAGKHSCDDFLPCWSGFSSNSLPYFSPLTFSKDIIGNMVLARESYYKRMNEKIESLLSSLEVRYQQVPMPTPVSSFDNGGGTLDKLSQLMSEDEPIVCPTADKSSPKMGFDNLDSDVSSTEDEFSLLEDTYDSSDTSSLNSTEEQLESDQLSCWPCPIAGQQSHLTALKFLKINTLSSSIHNSRHHEKSGSNSHGICDKMVAVDHLVKSSNEGMISSVFDTLNPENSRCSSKFSILQRDSCIDSYSSMVHLLKKSFDDDRSVEQKITEKDLQPLNYSQLCHITIGDILSRETLSEDKPVNDTLASCLGAFQPLKVGHQGNLPSINPFSTNLMLSRNVLIQQTSMKGEKCKVDHAQTLPYFNFSTVEDPCKVYMDKLPTNSIRINTSSYPLDSCASTHGNQNNEYEEIGHRNEDGLVDVPKYCFDASLDVVDHKQYVSTDASGGSSWESLLGSFRKTVDCDTTQKQNLLSTFELPLDIIIDKCLIQEIMIQYNYVSKLIINVLEEAFKLQEHLLALRRYHFMELADWADLFILSLWRHKWSVTEASERLPEIQDLLELSIQKSSCEQDTNKARLFVYMKGHGKLPLSASAIGVRSFDFLGLGYHVDWPLCIILTPAALKIYADIFSFLIQVKLALFSLTDVWCSLKDMAHTTNKDLNAEIRQHGAGHLNILMKMR from the exons CTCCCATTCTTTCATCTCATCCTCCTCACACCACTTCCCTCCGTCTCTGGAATCGAGCCTCCACCACTCACTCTTTATCAAACATACTTCAATCCATTGCTTCAACCGGCTCTCTCGTTTTCCTTCTCCGTCACTTCGTTGATTTCTTCACAAATACCCTAAATCAAGACCCTTCCCACCCTCCCTATACTCTTGTTAACCAAGCATTTGCTGTGGCGGTGGGAAAGGTCTTGGAAGGATACATTTCTGGTCTTGATACAGTCCAGGCATCTGTAATTTTCAGACGTTCTTCCAAACATGTTGATTTCTCTGGTTGTTTGAAGAGTGTTGCGCATTCCGAAATTACACTGCTTGAGTTGTTTCTGCATACGAATGAACTTAGGGTTCGGATTGAAGCACTTGCCAGCATATGTAACCTGCAAAAGTGGGGTCGTTGCGTTTCAGATACTGATTTTGAGGATCTGATTGTTAAAGCTACTTCTGAATTTTGTAACTTCTCAAGAGGAGGGGACTTGTTGACGTTTTTGTATAAACAGTTACAG GTTGCGGATTCTGCTCACTGTGATTTGCTCAAGTTTCTTTTTCTTCAATCGTGTGAACCGTATTGTGGATTCATTAGATCTTGGATTTTCAAAGCGGAAATCCATGATCCCTATAAGGAGTTTATTGTTGAAAATATCGACTGTTTTTCGTCTAATTCACAAGATCAAGCTGGTAGTTCTGTTGAATTCCCAGATGTTCAAGCCGATAATTCTGTTGAGTTCCCATTGGCGAGAATCAGG TTGCGAGATGGAGTTTCCGTTCCTGGATTTCTCAAGGAGTTATTGGTTCCACTTGTTAGAGCTGGTCAGCAGCTTCAAGTACTATTGAAATTGCTTGAACTGTGCATTGACGTTGCTGCTGGAAAACATAGTTGTGACGACTTTCTACCTTGCTGGAGTGGCTTCTCAAGCAATAGTCTGCCTTATTTTTCTCCACTGACTTTCAGCAAAGATATTATAGGAAATATGGTGCTTGCAAGAGAAAGCTACTATAAAAGGATGAATGAAAAAATTGAAAGCCTTTTGAGCAGCTTAGAAGTTAGATATCAGCAG GTACCTATGCCTACtccagtttcttcttttgataaTGGTGGGGGGACTTTAGACAAACTCAGCCAGCTCATGTCAGAAGACGAGCCTATTGTCTGTCCAACAGCAGATAAAAGTTCTCCAAAAAT GGGATTTGATAACTTGGACTCGGATGTGTCAAGTACAGAAGACGAGTTCTCTTTGCTGGAAGATACGTATGATTCATCTGATACTTCATCCTTAAACAGCACTGAGGAGCAATTGGAGTCTGATCAGCTTAGTTGTTGGCCTTGCCCAATAGCAGGGCAACAAAGTCATCTAACTGCTTTAAAATTCTTGAAGATTAATACCTTAAGTAGTTCAATACATAATTCCCGTCATCATGAAAAATCAGGCAGTAATTCACATGGAATATGTGATAAAATGGTTGCCGTCGATCATTTGGTGAAGTCCTCCAATGAGGGAATGATATCAAGTGTGTTTGATACTCTAAATCCTGAGAATTCAAGGTGCTCAAGTAAATTCAGTATTCTACAGAGAGATAGCTGCATTGATAGTTATTCATCAATGGTTCACTTACTGAAAAAATCTTTTGATGATGATAGAAGTGTTGAGCAAAAGATTACAGAAAAGGACTTGCAACCCCTGAATTATTCCCAGTTATGTCATATTACCATAGGTGATATTTTGAGCAGGGAGACCTTGAGTGAGGATAAACCTGTCAATGATACACTAGCTTCATGTTTGGGTGCTTTTCAACCACTAAAAGTTGGCCATCAGGGCAATCTTCCTAGCATTAATCCCTTTAGTACGAACCTAATGTTGAGTAGAAATGTTTTGATTCAACAGACAAGTATGAAAGGGGAAAAATGCAAAGTAGATCATGCACAAACTTTGCCGTACTTCAACTTTTCTACTGTAGAGGACCCTTGCAAGGTTTATATGGACAAGTTACCAACCAATTCAATCCGTATAAACACATCTTCGTATCCTTTGGATAGTTGTGCATCTACTCATGGTAATCAGAATAATGAATATGAAGAAATTGGCCACAGGAATGAGGATGGGTTGGTTGATGTTCCCAAATATTGTTTTGATGCTTCACTGGATGTGGTAGACCATAAGCAATATGTTTCAACAGATGCATCAGGTGGGAGCAGCTGGGAAAGTCTGCTGGGCAGTTTTAGGAAAACTGTTGATTGTGATACTACTCAAAAGCAGAATTTGCTGTCAACATTTGAGCTGCCACTTGATATTATAATTGACAAGTGCTTAATTCAGGAAATCATGATTCA ATACAATTATGTCAGCAAATTGATCATCAACGTGCTTGAGGAGGCATTTAAGCTGCAAGAGCATCTTTTAGCACTGCGGCGGTATCATTTTATGGAATTAGCAGATTGGGCAGATTTGTTTATCTTGTCACTTTGGCGACAT AAGTGGTCTGTTACAGAAGCTAGTGAGAGACTTCCAGAAATTCAAGACCTACTTGAATTGTCAATTCAGAAGTCTTCTTGTGAGCAAGACACCAATAAGGCTAGGTTGTTTGTGTACATGAAAGGACATGGGAAATTACCTCTTTCAGCATCTGCTATCG GGGTCCGTTCTTTCGATTTCTTAGGACTGGGTTACCACGTGGATTGGCCACTCTGTATTATTTTGACACCTGCGGCTTTAAAAATATATGCTGATATATTCAGCTTTTTGATACAAGTGAAGCTTGCCTTATTTTCATTGACTGATGTGTGGTGCTCCCTAAAG GATATGGCACATACAACCAATAAGGATCTAAATGCTGAAATTCGCCAGCATGGGGCAGGGCATCTTAATATATTAATGAAGATGAG GTGA
- the LOC131652661 gene encoding uncharacterized protein LOC131652661 isoform X4 — translation MMEWASSASLLHNLKIHDNPWLPPKTWESLPSESGLRARSSSPSNPSSNQTLSTLSEQSLVRLATNALLGIKSSLITIQTLSPILSSHPPHTTSLRLWNRASTTHSLSNILQSIASTGSLVFLLRHFVDFFTNTLNQDPSHPPYTLVNQAFAVAVGKVLEGYISGLDTVQASVIFRRSSKHVDFSGCLKSVAHSEITLLELFLHTNELRVRIEALASICNLQKWGRCVSDTDFEDLIVKATSEFCNFSRGGDLLTFLYKQLQVADSAHCDLLKFLFLQSCEPYCGFIRSWIFKAEIHDPYKEFIVENIDCFSSNSQDQAGSSVEFPDVQADNSVEFPLARIRLRDGVSVPGFLKELLVPLVRAGQQLQVLLKLLELCIDVAAGKHSCDDFLPCWSGFSSNSLPYFSPLTFSKDIIGNMVLARESYYKRMNEKIESLLSSLEVRYQQVPMPTPVSSFDNGGGTLDKLSQLMSEDEPIVCPTADKSSPKMGFDNLDSDVSSTEDEFSLLEDTYDSSDTSSLNSTEEQLESDQLSCWPCPIAGQQSHLTALKFLKINTLSSSIHNSRHHEKSGSNSHGICDKMVAVDHLVKSSNEGMISSVFDTLNPENSRCSSKFSILQRDSCIDSYSSMVHLLKKSFDDDRSVEQKITEKDLQPLNYSQLCHITIGDILSRETLSEDKPVNDTLASCLGAFQPLKVGHQGNLPSINPFSTNLMLSRNVLIQQTSMKGEKCKVDHAQTLPYFNFSTVEDPCKVYMDKLPTNSIRINTSSYPLDSCASTHGNQNNEYEEIGHRNEDGLVDVPKYCFDASLDVVDHKQYVSTDASGGSSWESLLGSFRKTVDCDTTQKQNLLSTFELPLDIIIDKCLIQEIMIQYNYVSKLIINVLEEAFKLQEHLLALRRYHFMELADWADLFILSLWRHKWSVTEASERLPEIQDLLELSIQKSSCEQDTNKARLFVYMKGHGKLPLSASAIGVRSFDFLGLGYHVDWPLCIILTPAALKIYADIFSFLIQVKLALFSLTDVWCSLKKRQMAHANVITWMDQSINILRIWHIQPIRI, via the exons CTCCCATTCTTTCATCTCATCCTCCTCACACCACTTCCCTCCGTCTCTGGAATCGAGCCTCCACCACTCACTCTTTATCAAACATACTTCAATCCATTGCTTCAACCGGCTCTCTCGTTTTCCTTCTCCGTCACTTCGTTGATTTCTTCACAAATACCCTAAATCAAGACCCTTCCCACCCTCCCTATACTCTTGTTAACCAAGCATTTGCTGTGGCGGTGGGAAAGGTCTTGGAAGGATACATTTCTGGTCTTGATACAGTCCAGGCATCTGTAATTTTCAGACGTTCTTCCAAACATGTTGATTTCTCTGGTTGTTTGAAGAGTGTTGCGCATTCCGAAATTACACTGCTTGAGTTGTTTCTGCATACGAATGAACTTAGGGTTCGGATTGAAGCACTTGCCAGCATATGTAACCTGCAAAAGTGGGGTCGTTGCGTTTCAGATACTGATTTTGAGGATCTGATTGTTAAAGCTACTTCTGAATTTTGTAACTTCTCAAGAGGAGGGGACTTGTTGACGTTTTTGTATAAACAGTTACAG GTTGCGGATTCTGCTCACTGTGATTTGCTCAAGTTTCTTTTTCTTCAATCGTGTGAACCGTATTGTGGATTCATTAGATCTTGGATTTTCAAAGCGGAAATCCATGATCCCTATAAGGAGTTTATTGTTGAAAATATCGACTGTTTTTCGTCTAATTCACAAGATCAAGCTGGTAGTTCTGTTGAATTCCCAGATGTTCAAGCCGATAATTCTGTTGAGTTCCCATTGGCGAGAATCAGG TTGCGAGATGGAGTTTCCGTTCCTGGATTTCTCAAGGAGTTATTGGTTCCACTTGTTAGAGCTGGTCAGCAGCTTCAAGTACTATTGAAATTGCTTGAACTGTGCATTGACGTTGCTGCTGGAAAACATAGTTGTGACGACTTTCTACCTTGCTGGAGTGGCTTCTCAAGCAATAGTCTGCCTTATTTTTCTCCACTGACTTTCAGCAAAGATATTATAGGAAATATGGTGCTTGCAAGAGAAAGCTACTATAAAAGGATGAATGAAAAAATTGAAAGCCTTTTGAGCAGCTTAGAAGTTAGATATCAGCAG GTACCTATGCCTACtccagtttcttcttttgataaTGGTGGGGGGACTTTAGACAAACTCAGCCAGCTCATGTCAGAAGACGAGCCTATTGTCTGTCCAACAGCAGATAAAAGTTCTCCAAAAAT GGGATTTGATAACTTGGACTCGGATGTGTCAAGTACAGAAGACGAGTTCTCTTTGCTGGAAGATACGTATGATTCATCTGATACTTCATCCTTAAACAGCACTGAGGAGCAATTGGAGTCTGATCAGCTTAGTTGTTGGCCTTGCCCAATAGCAGGGCAACAAAGTCATCTAACTGCTTTAAAATTCTTGAAGATTAATACCTTAAGTAGTTCAATACATAATTCCCGTCATCATGAAAAATCAGGCAGTAATTCACATGGAATATGTGATAAAATGGTTGCCGTCGATCATTTGGTGAAGTCCTCCAATGAGGGAATGATATCAAGTGTGTTTGATACTCTAAATCCTGAGAATTCAAGGTGCTCAAGTAAATTCAGTATTCTACAGAGAGATAGCTGCATTGATAGTTATTCATCAATGGTTCACTTACTGAAAAAATCTTTTGATGATGATAGAAGTGTTGAGCAAAAGATTACAGAAAAGGACTTGCAACCCCTGAATTATTCCCAGTTATGTCATATTACCATAGGTGATATTTTGAGCAGGGAGACCTTGAGTGAGGATAAACCTGTCAATGATACACTAGCTTCATGTTTGGGTGCTTTTCAACCACTAAAAGTTGGCCATCAGGGCAATCTTCCTAGCATTAATCCCTTTAGTACGAACCTAATGTTGAGTAGAAATGTTTTGATTCAACAGACAAGTATGAAAGGGGAAAAATGCAAAGTAGATCATGCACAAACTTTGCCGTACTTCAACTTTTCTACTGTAGAGGACCCTTGCAAGGTTTATATGGACAAGTTACCAACCAATTCAATCCGTATAAACACATCTTCGTATCCTTTGGATAGTTGTGCATCTACTCATGGTAATCAGAATAATGAATATGAAGAAATTGGCCACAGGAATGAGGATGGGTTGGTTGATGTTCCCAAATATTGTTTTGATGCTTCACTGGATGTGGTAGACCATAAGCAATATGTTTCAACAGATGCATCAGGTGGGAGCAGCTGGGAAAGTCTGCTGGGCAGTTTTAGGAAAACTGTTGATTGTGATACTACTCAAAAGCAGAATTTGCTGTCAACATTTGAGCTGCCACTTGATATTATAATTGACAAGTGCTTAATTCAGGAAATCATGATTCA ATACAATTATGTCAGCAAATTGATCATCAACGTGCTTGAGGAGGCATTTAAGCTGCAAGAGCATCTTTTAGCACTGCGGCGGTATCATTTTATGGAATTAGCAGATTGGGCAGATTTGTTTATCTTGTCACTTTGGCGACAT AAGTGGTCTGTTACAGAAGCTAGTGAGAGACTTCCAGAAATTCAAGACCTACTTGAATTGTCAATTCAGAAGTCTTCTTGTGAGCAAGACACCAATAAGGCTAGGTTGTTTGTGTACATGAAAGGACATGGGAAATTACCTCTTTCAGCATCTGCTATCG GGGTCCGTTCTTTCGATTTCTTAGGACTGGGTTACCACGTGGATTGGCCACTCTGTATTATTTTGACACCTGCGGCTTTAAAAATATATGCTGATATATTCAGCTTTTTGATACAAGTGAAGCTTGCCTTATTTTCATTGACTGATGTGTGGTGCTCCCTAAAG AAACGACAAATGGCACATGCCAACGTTATAACTTGGATGGATCAATCAATAAACATACTACG GATATGGCACATACAACCAATAAGGATCTAA